In the Saccharococcus thermophilus genome, CACATGGGTGCATCACAATACGGTCGTGTTAGGGATTCAAGATACAAAGCTTCCCCATCTGCAGGAAGCGGTGTCTTTTTTAGAAGCAAACGAATACAAGGTGATCGTCCGCAATTCCGGCGGGCTTGCCGTCGTGCTCGATGAAGGGGTGCTCAATATATCGCTCATTTTTCCGGAAACGGCGAAAGCGATTGATATCCATCAAGGATATGAAGCGATGTGGCAGCTCATCAAGGCGATGTTTTCGTCTTACGGTAAAGTGATTGAAGCGCGGGAAATCGTCGGTTCGTATTGTCCGGGCAGTTACGATCTCAGCATTGACGGCAAAAAATTCGCGGGCATTTCGCAGCGGCGCGTGCGCGGCGGCGTGGCGGTGCAAATTTATTTATGCATCAATGGAAGCGGCTCGGCGCGCGCC is a window encoding:
- a CDS encoding lipoate--protein ligase family protein, translated to MVHELLQQAQWRIIDQSHFGPMFDAKQSFAIDDTLCTSVGTGQSDAVARTWVHHNTVVLGIQDTKLPHLQEAVSFLEANEYKVIVRNSGGLAVVLDEGVLNISLIFPETAKAIDIHQGYEAMWQLIKAMFSSYGKVIEAREIVGSYCPGSYDLSIDGKKFAGISQRRVRGGVAVQIYLCINGSGSARAELIRRFYELGLQGEATKFSYPIIVPSTMASLSELLGDELTIPAVMLLLLRTLQSFGGKLYSSTLTEEELSLYEYYWERIVRRNEKAFAT